In Idiomarina sp. PL1-037, a single genomic region encodes these proteins:
- the glnS gene encoding glutamine--tRNA ligase has protein sequence MADTDSRPSNFIRQIIDKDLASGKHATVHTRFPPEPNGYLHIGHAKSIVLNFGIAEDYNGTCNLRFDDTNPLKEKVDYVNSIKKDVEWLGYEWEGEPRYSSNYFDQLHAFAVELIEKGLAYVDFSSQDKMRELRGTLKEPGVNSPYRDTSVEENLKHFADMTAGKHEEGTAALRAKIDMSSPFMCMRDPVIYRVRFVHHHQTGDKWCVYPMYDFTHCISDALEGITHSLCTLEFQDNRRLYDWVLDNISIDCHPQQIEFSRLNLQYTVMSKRIINTLVDENKVSGWDDPRIASVAGLRRRGYTPDSIREFCRRIGVTKMDNQVEMSMLEACIRDDLNVNAPRAMAVMDPVKIVIENYPEGEHELLDAPNHPNDPEMGSRQVTFSREIWIEREDFRESANKKFKRLVLDKEVRLRNAYVIRADRVETDDNGEIQTIYCHYDADTLGKDPADGRKVKGVIHWVSAETAKEAEFRVYDRLFQVPNPAAEEDLFSTLNPESLIIKKGFVEANLANAKLSENFQFERLGYYCLDQDADTEDRLIFNQTVGLRDSWAKIEQEQTTGS, from the coding sequence ATGGCAGATACTGACTCTCGTCCCAGTAATTTTATTCGTCAAATCATTGATAAAGATTTGGCCAGTGGTAAGCACGCAACTGTACACACCCGTTTTCCTCCGGAGCCGAACGGTTACCTGCATATTGGCCATGCCAAATCGATAGTGCTGAACTTTGGTATTGCCGAAGACTACAACGGCACCTGTAACCTGCGTTTTGATGATACCAACCCACTGAAAGAAAAAGTGGACTATGTGAACTCCATTAAAAAAGACGTGGAGTGGCTGGGTTATGAGTGGGAAGGCGAGCCGCGTTATTCCTCTAATTATTTTGATCAGCTGCATGCGTTTGCGGTTGAGCTGATTGAGAAAGGCCTGGCCTACGTTGACTTCAGTTCACAGGATAAAATGCGCGAACTGCGCGGTACGCTGAAAGAACCGGGCGTAAACAGCCCTTACCGTGATACCTCTGTGGAAGAGAATTTAAAGCATTTTGCTGACATGACGGCAGGTAAGCACGAAGAAGGCACCGCGGCATTACGGGCTAAAATTGATATGAGCTCGCCGTTTATGTGTATGCGCGATCCGGTTATTTACCGTGTGCGCTTTGTACACCATCACCAGACCGGTGATAAATGGTGCGTTTACCCAATGTACGACTTCACCCACTGTATTTCCGATGCGCTGGAAGGCATTACACATTCACTGTGTACGCTGGAGTTCCAGGACAACCGTCGCTTATATGACTGGGTGCTGGATAACATCAGCATAGACTGCCATCCACAGCAAATTGAATTCTCGCGCCTGAACCTGCAGTACACGGTAATGAGTAAACGCATTATTAATACGCTGGTCGACGAAAACAAAGTAAGCGGTTGGGATGATCCGCGTATTGCCAGCGTGGCTGGTTTGCGTCGCCGTGGTTATACACCAGACTCAATTCGTGAATTCTGCCGCCGTATTGGTGTGACCAAAATGGATAACCAGGTAGAAATGAGCATGCTGGAAGCCTGCATTCGTGATGACCTGAACGTCAATGCCCCACGCGCTATGGCGGTGATGGATCCGGTTAAAATTGTTATTGAGAACTACCCTGAAGGCGAACATGAATTGCTGGATGCACCGAACCACCCGAATGACCCGGAGATGGGCTCGCGTCAGGTGACTTTTAGTCGCGAAATTTGGATTGAACGGGAAGACTTCCGTGAGTCGGCTAACAAGAAGTTTAAGCGTCTGGTGCTGGATAAAGAAGTGCGTTTGCGTAATGCCTACGTAATTCGTGCAGATCGGGTAGAAACCGACGATAATGGCGAAATTCAGACCATTTACTGCCACTACGATGCCGATACTTTAGGGAAAGACCCGGCGGACGGGCGTAAGGTGAAGGGCGTTATTCACTGGGTGTCTGCAGAAACCGCAAAAGAAGCAGAGTTCCGTGTTTATGACCGCTTATTCCAGGTGCCTAACCCGGCAGCAGAGGAAGACTTGTTCTCAACCCTTAACCCTGAGTCTTTGATTATTAAGAAAGGCTTTGTGGAAGCTAACTTAGCGAACGCGAAACTGAGCGAAAACTTCCAGTTTGAACGTCTGGGCTACTATTGTCTGGATCAGGACGCTGACACAGAAGATCGTTTAATATTTAACCAGACCGTTGGTTTACGCGACAGCTGGGCGAAAATAGAGCAGGAACAAACTACTGGATCTTAA
- a CDS encoding biotin-dependent carboxyltransferase family protein yields the protein MMRIIEPGMRSAVQDFGRFGYLSKGLTRGGPMDEHAFLWANRLLSNHFNAAQIEITLGGFEVEFDRDCQCAVTGADVELTLDDEVLNTWQNFKVHAGQRLKMGYARAGVRVYLAVQGGFQVDSKWGSCATVTRDAVGGLHGDGSFLKAGDELSFNEQNYQVSRRVGWAYRSDYRKTPVIGLIPGFQYDAFPMSAREAFCYEDYEVTKDSDRMGIRLSGKALEYDGEGLVSEGVNVGSVQVPANGQPIIMMNDRQTLGGYPKLGTINPFDLGRLAQCQPGQTVRFTRIEGKVAQQQLRRFYQFFNVRLACQANDNLRS from the coding sequence ATGATGCGTATTATTGAGCCGGGTATGCGCTCAGCCGTTCAGGATTTTGGGCGCTTTGGGTATTTGTCGAAAGGCCTGACCCGCGGCGGCCCTATGGATGAACACGCGTTTTTATGGGCGAACCGGTTGCTGAGTAACCATTTTAATGCCGCTCAAATAGAAATTACCCTGGGCGGCTTTGAAGTAGAATTTGACCGCGACTGCCAGTGTGCTGTGACCGGTGCTGATGTGGAACTGACGCTGGACGACGAGGTGTTAAATACCTGGCAAAACTTTAAAGTGCATGCGGGTCAACGCCTGAAGATGGGGTATGCCAGAGCCGGTGTCAGAGTCTATTTAGCGGTGCAGGGCGGTTTTCAGGTGGACTCTAAGTGGGGCAGTTGCGCAACCGTTACTCGCGACGCGGTTGGCGGCCTGCATGGAGACGGCTCGTTTTTAAAAGCGGGTGACGAACTGAGTTTTAATGAGCAGAATTATCAGGTATCGCGGCGCGTGGGCTGGGCCTACAGATCCGACTACCGGAAAACCCCGGTTATTGGCTTAATACCGGGCTTTCAGTACGACGCCTTTCCCATGTCGGCAAGAGAAGCTTTCTGCTACGAAGATTACGAAGTCACTAAAGACAGCGACCGCATGGGCATTCGCTTGTCGGGTAAAGCGTTGGAATATGATGGTGAGGGTTTGGTATCTGAAGGCGTGAATGTGGGGTCTGTACAGGTGCCCGCAAATGGCCAGCCTATTATTATGATGAACGACCGCCAGACCTTAGGGGGCTACCCGAAACTGGGCACCATTAACCCGTTCGATTTAGGTCGGTTGGCACAATGCCAGCCGGGGCAAACCGTTCGTTTTACCCGTATTGAAGGTAAAGTTGCACAGCAGCAATTGCGCCGCTTTTATCAGTTTTTTAATGTTCGCTTAGCTTGTCAGGCTAACGATAACCTGCGATCATAG
- the pxpB gene encoding 5-oxoprolinase subunit PxpB — MTYSSVMKEESDFPKLVSAGADAVVVYLGEGISVSVNQRVLAAVKAVKEQLSDVVLDLVPSYNSLMVYYNVLSIDEPEIRERLRRVLADLSSDISEQSGKRHRIPVYYDESVGPDLARIAEMNNCSVDDVIKMHTEQTYRVYAMGFAPGFAYLGEVSEKIRTPRLDNPRKRITAGSVAVAESQTAVYPSASPGGWNIIGRTSTQLYDPSSGTISPLNVGDEVEFYAVSKEQFIEEGGDTEALS, encoded by the coding sequence ATGACTTATAGTTCAGTTATGAAAGAAGAGTCTGATTTCCCAAAACTCGTTTCAGCCGGCGCCGATGCCGTTGTAGTCTATTTAGGCGAGGGCATTAGTGTGTCGGTTAACCAGCGTGTTTTGGCTGCAGTTAAGGCAGTAAAGGAGCAACTGTCTGATGTTGTGCTGGATTTAGTGCCGTCCTACAACTCCTTAATGGTTTATTACAACGTGCTGAGCATTGATGAGCCTGAAATACGTGAACGCTTGCGTAGAGTTTTAGCTGACCTCAGCTCTGATATTAGCGAGCAGAGTGGTAAGCGGCATCGTATTCCGGTTTATTATGACGAAAGTGTCGGACCGGATTTAGCCCGCATTGCTGAAATGAACAACTGCTCTGTGGATGATGTAATAAAAATGCACACCGAACAGACGTACCGCGTATACGCCATGGGCTTTGCGCCAGGCTTCGCCTATTTAGGCGAAGTGAGTGAGAAGATCAGAACGCCGCGTTTAGATAACCCCAGAAAGCGCATTACCGCAGGCAGCGTCGCCGTTGCTGAAAGTCAGACCGCGGTTTATCCGTCAGCATCGCCCGGAGGGTGGAACATTATTGGCCGTACTTCAACTCAGTTGTATGACCCGTCCTCCGGGACCATCAGCCCGCTGAACGTAGGCGATGAAGTCGAGTTTTACGCGGTAAGCAAAGAGCAGTTTATTGAGGAAGGCGGTGACACGGAGGCCTTGTCATGA